The following coding sequences lie in one Halodesulfovibrio sp. MK-HDV genomic window:
- a CDS encoding J domain-containing protein has product MTLRECYKLLNVPNGASEDAVKQAYRKRAFELHPDLHPDDPNASRKFQQLNEAYVIITSNAKDTGSSRSSEASGKARSAADGYRSERASRDSTVRDRARSAYRKAKSNFDAQKNKTASTSDTYNKKTSRV; this is encoded by the coding sequence GTGACGTTACGCGAATGCTATAAATTACTGAATGTGCCCAATGGGGCATCGGAAGATGCTGTAAAGCAAGCATACCGTAAGCGGGCGTTTGAACTGCATCCTGATTTGCATCCGGATGATCCTAATGCGTCACGGAAATTTCAGCAGCTTAATGAAGCATATGTTATTATTACTTCTAATGCGAAAGACACCGGTTCTTCCCGTTCTTCTGAAGCTTCAGGTAAAGCCCGTTCCGCTGCCGATGGTTATCGTTCAGAGCGTGCTTCCCGTGATAGCACTGTGCGTGACCGCGCCCGTTCTGCGTACCGAAAAGCAAAGTCGAATTTTGATGCTCAGAAAAATAAAACTGCCAGTACTAGCGATACATATAATAAAAAAACGTCCAGAGTTTGA
- a CDS encoding metal-dependent hydrolase yields the protein MPGYKAHLTGGAVLGGGTIAAAVYFSYLPQDVWLLSALFAIAVMASLFPDTDTESKGQNFFYSIMAITDVLLIVNHYYQWAAILGLFAMLPALGKHRGWTHTWWAMLIVPAPLIALPWIFFRETWIVTLPFYLAAVVGYFSHLLLDREF from the coding sequence ATGCCAGGATATAAAGCACACCTTACAGGTGGCGCAGTATTAGGAGGCGGCACAATTGCAGCCGCTGTTTACTTTTCGTATCTTCCACAGGATGTCTGGCTTCTTTCTGCACTGTTTGCCATTGCAGTAATGGCATCACTCTTTCCAGACACAGATACTGAATCAAAGGGGCAGAACTTTTTCTACTCCATCATGGCCATCACAGACGTTTTGCTCATTGTTAATCACTATTACCAATGGGCCGCCATACTTGGTCTATTTGCGATGCTCCCCGCCCTAGGGAAACACAGAGGCTGGACGCACACTTGGTGGGCAATGCTTATTGTTCCCGCCCCTCTTATTGCACTACCATGGATCTTTTTCCGTGAAACATGGATAGTAACGCTACCTTTCTACCTTGCTGCGGTTGTCGGATACTTCTCGCACCTGCTGCTTGATAGAGAGTTTTAA
- a CDS encoding CoA-binding protein, whose product MIFDESMREALAEAKVIAIIGAKDKPGQPVNMVGTYLIDQGYTVIPVHPIRKNVWDLPTYKSIEDIPVPVDIVNVFRASQYCTDHADEVLALGHKPKMFWMQSGIRSQEAGEKLAANEIAVVEDKCIMVEHSRLGLENK is encoded by the coding sequence ATGATTTTTGATGAATCCATGCGCGAAGCTCTTGCCGAGGCAAAAGTCATCGCGATCATCGGTGCTAAAGATAAGCCGGGGCAGCCTGTGAATATGGTTGGCACGTATCTTATCGATCAGGGATACACAGTTATTCCTGTGCATCCTATCCGGAAAAATGTCTGGGATTTGCCTACGTACAAATCCATTGAAGACATTCCTGTGCCTGTTGATATCGTAAACGTTTTTCGCGCATCGCAGTATTGTACTGATCATGCCGATGAAGTGCTTGCGCTGGGGCATAAGCCGAAGATGTTTTGGATGCAGTCCGGTATCAGAAGTCAGGAAGCCGGGGAAAAACTTGCTGCCAATGAGATTGCTGTTGTTGAAGATAAATGCATTATGGTTGAACACAGCAGACTCGGTTTGGAGAATAAATAG
- a CDS encoding Xaa-Pro peptidase family protein: MTKILPAIEKIPAEELALRHARCRDLLDRFMPGVSGMLIFSRIQLYHLTGTLANGVFWLPKEGKPVLMARHGVERCRIESSIEEIHPFRSFSDIEKILSDVGTPLLPAEAADVAVDFAGVTWQVGDLLRKKLPHISFIPCDRILTAGRSVKTEWELKKLRLSGARHHQAIYHDLPKQLHIGMTEREIAHVSWEIFFAKGHCGMLRMNTFGEDVFLGHIAAGESGNYPSHFNGPLGLMGEHPATPFMGYAGKVWRKNSPLAVDIGFALEGYHTDKTQLYWAGSKKSIPDVVRNAQNICIEIQNTIAAELRPGNIPSELYKKSLKMAEKAGFEDGFMALGGNKVKFLGHGIGLGIDEHPVIATGFDEPLEKGNVIALEPKIGIPGIGMVGVENTFEVTDNASVCLTGDEYDMICIEK; this comes from the coding sequence ATGACTAAGATTCTACCGGCTATTGAAAAAATCCCTGCGGAAGAGCTTGCACTACGCCATGCACGCTGCCGCGATCTCTTAGATCGTTTTATGCCGGGGGTCTCCGGCATGCTCATATTCTCCCGCATCCAACTGTATCATCTCACAGGTACCCTTGCGAACGGAGTTTTCTGGCTCCCGAAAGAAGGAAAACCAGTTCTCATGGCACGCCACGGTGTTGAGCGATGTCGTATCGAAAGTTCCATTGAAGAAATTCACCCCTTCCGCTCATTCAGTGATATTGAAAAAATATTAAGTGATGTGGGCACCCCGCTTCTGCCTGCAGAGGCTGCTGATGTAGCTGTCGATTTTGCAGGTGTAACATGGCAAGTTGGTGACCTGCTTCGTAAAAAACTCCCACATATTTCCTTCATCCCATGTGACCGCATTCTTACTGCCGGTCGTTCCGTAAAAACAGAATGGGAATTGAAAAAACTCCGCCTTAGCGGAGCACGTCATCATCAGGCTATATATCACGATCTTCCCAAGCAGCTTCATATCGGCATGACAGAACGTGAAATTGCTCATGTATCGTGGGAAATTTTCTTTGCCAAAGGCCATTGCGGAATGCTCCGTATGAACACCTTCGGCGAAGATGTATTTCTCGGACACATTGCAGCAGGCGAATCAGGAAATTACCCGAGCCACTTCAATGGGCCTCTCGGCTTAATGGGCGAGCATCCGGCAACTCCATTTATGGGATACGCAGGAAAGGTCTGGCGGAAAAACTCACCGCTGGCCGTTGATATCGGATTTGCTCTTGAAGGATACCACACCGATAAAACTCAGCTGTACTGGGCTGGTTCTAAAAAAAGTATTCCCGATGTTGTCCGCAACGCTCAAAATATCTGCATTGAAATTCAGAATACTATCGCGGCGGAACTTCGCCCCGGGAATATTCCTTCTGAGCTTTATAAGAAATCATTAAAAATGGCGGAAAAAGCCGGATTCGAAGACGGCTTTATGGCTTTGGGTGGCAACAAGGTAAAATTCCTCGGGCACGGCATCGGGCTTGGTATTGATGAACATCCAGTCATTGCTACCGGATTTGATGAACCTCTTGAAAAAGGCAATGTTATTGCTCTGGAACCAAAAATCGGTATTCCGGGTATTGGCATGGTCGGCGTTGAAAACACCTTTGAAGTTACAGATAACGCAAGCGTCTGCTTAACAGGCGATGAGTACGACATGATTTGCATTGAAAAATAG
- a CDS encoding 4Fe-4S dicluster domain-containing protein gives METIPLNSPDKEFIREVQERSGQNVLSCYQCGNCTAGCPYNFAYDLSVSRVMRLVQLGQREAVLKSHSIWLCATCQSCTTRCPNSIDVAKIMDVLRHMAREAGYATERNVKAFGDAFLESVEKHGRVYELGVTASYIRKTGRFWTDVDLAPAMLPKNKLSIKPHEVRGKEHVSAIFKRFRERDTAKENS, from the coding sequence ATGGAAACCATCCCTCTTAACTCACCGGATAAAGAGTTCATCCGTGAGGTTCAGGAGAGAAGTGGACAGAATGTGCTATCTTGCTACCAGTGTGGCAATTGCACCGCTGGCTGTCCTTATAACTTTGCCTACGATCTTTCTGTAAGCCGTGTAATGCGTCTTGTACAGCTTGGTCAGCGTGAAGCTGTTCTTAAAAGCCATTCTATTTGGCTTTGTGCAACCTGTCAGTCATGTACAACTCGTTGTCCTAATAGCATTGATGTCGCCAAAATTATGGATGTTCTGCGTCACATGGCGCGTGAAGCAGGGTACGCTACTGAGCGTAATGTTAAAGCATTCGGCGATGCATTCCTTGAGTCGGTCGAAAAACACGGTCGTGTGTATGAACTTGGCGTAACCGCATCATACATTCGCAAAACAGGTAGATTCTGGACAGACGTTGATCTTGCTCCGGCGATGCTTCCTAAAAACAAGCTTTCGATTAAGCCGCATGAAGTACGCGGTAAAGAACACGTTTCTGCAATCTTTAAGCGATTCAGAGAACGCGACACCGCCAAGGAGAACAGTTAA
- a CDS encoding cytochrome c biogenesis protein CcdA: MKQTKILFISAITLICLMASLTLNAAATTPVTFSVEPFIAASQNDATIIKLRITPNSEYHFYSREKGETGKPTSISVSPSITGTTISYPAGIELPDPILVDKTTYLYEGAEDIFITIPDASVTTADLIISVLLCSEVRCTPVNKTIPVSWKAATLAKAESQKWWNKYSTITPIAPDATTHLKYSSKDDNKKLAQKLGVQLPTNSGLTTAGLTPVFSSKIASSGLTSTESAVSFVPKDNVSKTHEYDFTPRYFLQALEVSTLSKAILFGLLAGFILNFMPCVLPVISLKLSSLVAAAQIKDEAQRKHMFREHNLFFALGIITWFSLLTIVLTSFELAWGQLFQNQWLLIGLALIIFVLALSIFEIFPLPMFNLTGRGTENGHDKWSAFSTGLLATVLATPCSGPFLGGVLGWAFLQPVGVLIFIFLSIGIGMALPYLAMAVVPELVTRFPRPGAWTGALSQIVGFFLMGTVVYLLYVLPESILPSMLVVLWITALAAWVWGRFSGLRFTKRRNIFVRVACALVVAFTIFTVFKATPQAKEWQEFTPESFFSELQQKRMVLDFTADWCPNCKVLERTVLTPENRARWEKEFNVVFIKVDLTSEDEEKQKFLESLGSSSIPVVAIFPRGDAAHSPVILRDIFTTGQMEDALKKAFKE, translated from the coding sequence ATGAAACAGACAAAAATTCTCTTTATATCAGCTATAACACTTATTTGCCTCATGGCATCGCTGACTCTTAATGCTGCCGCTACGACTCCGGTTACTTTTTCTGTTGAGCCATTCATTGCTGCAAGTCAGAATGATGCCACTATCATTAAGCTTCGTATCACACCGAATTCTGAATACCACTTCTACTCACGTGAAAAAGGAGAAACTGGCAAACCGACGTCTATTTCTGTTTCTCCTTCGATCACCGGCACCACCATAAGCTACCCTGCCGGAATCGAACTACCGGACCCTATATTAGTAGATAAGACTACGTACCTCTATGAAGGTGCAGAAGATATTTTTATCACTATTCCTGACGCATCCGTAACAACGGCAGATCTCATCATATCAGTTCTGCTTTGCTCTGAGGTACGATGCACGCCGGTTAATAAAACGATTCCAGTAAGCTGGAAGGCTGCTACACTCGCAAAAGCAGAATCGCAAAAATGGTGGAATAAATATTCTACGATCACACCGATTGCGCCCGATGCGACCACGCATCTCAAATACTCATCAAAAGACGACAACAAGAAGCTTGCTCAAAAACTTGGAGTACAGCTTCCTACGAATTCCGGCCTTACAACCGCTGGGCTCACACCAGTATTCAGCAGCAAGATAGCTTCTTCAGGGTTAACATCTACTGAGTCTGCTGTTTCTTTCGTTCCAAAAGACAACGTATCAAAAACTCACGAATATGACTTTACTCCGCGCTATTTCTTACAGGCGTTGGAAGTTTCAACATTAAGTAAGGCTATTCTATTCGGACTACTCGCAGGGTTTATTCTTAACTTCATGCCATGCGTACTGCCTGTTATCAGCCTAAAACTTTCTTCACTTGTTGCAGCCGCACAAATTAAAGACGAAGCTCAACGCAAACATATGTTCAGAGAACATAACCTCTTCTTTGCGCTGGGTATTATTACATGGTTCTCGTTGCTCACCATCGTGCTCACCAGTTTTGAGCTTGCTTGGGGACAACTATTCCAAAACCAATGGTTACTCATTGGACTGGCTCTTATTATCTTCGTTCTCGCTCTCTCAATTTTTGAAATCTTTCCACTGCCGATGTTCAACCTTACAGGTCGCGGCACCGAGAACGGTCATGATAAATGGAGTGCATTTTCTACGGGCCTACTTGCGACAGTACTCGCAACACCGTGTAGTGGACCATTCCTGGGCGGCGTTTTAGGATGGGCATTTTTACAGCCAGTGGGCGTACTCATTTTCATATTCCTTTCCATTGGAATAGGAATGGCTCTGCCGTACCTTGCGATGGCTGTCGTCCCTGAGCTAGTAACCCGTTTCCCGCGCCCTGGAGCATGGACAGGGGCGCTTTCCCAGATTGTTGGGTTCTTCCTTATGGGTACCGTTGTATACCTGCTTTACGTGCTCCCAGAAAGCATTCTGCCAAGCATGCTCGTTGTGCTGTGGATAACCGCTTTAGCAGCGTGGGTATGGGGACGTTTCTCAGGATTACGATTCACAAAACGACGAAATATATTTGTCCGGGTAGCCTGCGCACTCGTTGTTGCATTTACAATCTTTACTGTTTTTAAAGCAACACCACAGGCAAAAGAATGGCAGGAATTTACACCGGAAAGCTTCTTTTCAGAATTACAACAAAAGCGAATGGTTCTAGACTTTACCGCTGACTGGTGCCCGAACTGCAAAGTTCTGGAACGTACAGTACTTACACCGGAAAACAGAGCCCGTTGGGAAAAAGAATTCAATGTTGTTTTCATCAAGGTTGATCTCACAAGTGAAGATGAAGAAAAACAAAAATTCCTTGAATCCCTAGGCTCCAGCTCCATTCCAGTAGTTGCCATTTTCCCTAGAGGCGACGCCGCTCACTCGCCAGTTATCCTGCGTGACATCTTCACCACAGGACAAATGGAAGATGCGTTAAAGAAAGCTTTTAAAGAATAG
- a CDS encoding YkgJ family cysteine cluster protein — translation MKEAFDCQMCGHCCEGEGGIIVSPTDLTRILDHLKMSAEEFTEQYGEIKDGKLRIRVGEDNYCIFFVQGKGCGVHTAKPNICRAWPYFRGNVIDSESWEMAKDFCPGIRRDVSHDEFAQQGRAYLRDNNLLASDKTCEARALILDDE, via the coding sequence ATGAAAGAAGCGTTTGATTGTCAGATGTGCGGACACTGTTGTGAAGGCGAAGGCGGCATTATTGTCAGCCCTACAGATCTTACCCGCATTCTTGATCACTTGAAGATGTCTGCTGAAGAGTTCACTGAACAATATGGTGAAATTAAAGACGGTAAACTTCGCATCCGCGTGGGCGAAGATAATTACTGTATTTTCTTTGTGCAGGGTAAAGGCTGTGGTGTACATACCGCTAAGCCGAATATTTGCCGTGCATGGCCATACTTTCGTGGCAATGTAATTGATTCTGAGTCTTGGGAAATGGCTAAAGACTTTTGCCCGGGCATCCGAAGAGATGTTAGCCACGACGAATTTGCACAGCAGGGACGCGCCTATTTACGTGACAATAACCTGCTTGCCAGTGATAAAACCTGTGAAGCACGTGCTCTTATTCTTGATGATGAATAG
- a CDS encoding CoB--CoM heterodisulfide reductase iron-sulfur subunit A family protein — MRIGVFVCHCGSNIAATVDCPAVAEQAGTLQDVVFTTDTMYTCSEPGQNEIISAIKEQKLDGVVVASCSPRMHEATFRRALERAGLNRYMLEMANIREHVSWIGKNKPRNTIKAFELVKIAVAKLRNNNPLHANKFDVTKRVLVIGGGVAGIQAALDCADAGYQVVMVEREQSIGGKMAKIDKTFPTVDCSSCILGPKMVDVSQHENITLYAMSEVEKIEGYVGNFDVQVRKKATYVNWADCTGCGACMEKCPSKKNVDKFNEGISKCTSINIPFPQAIPKKAAIDPSGCLMLQKGKCGVCAKVCPTKCIDFEQKDEILSEKVGAVIAATGYDMFDHSVYKQYGAGQYPDVITSLQYERLMNASGPTGGHIVRPSDGKEPKKVVFVQCVGSRDPSVGRPYCSGFCCMYTAKQAVLTKDHIPDSDSYVFYMDIRSPGKGYDEFTRRAQEQYGVQYVRGRVSMIYPKGDNLIVRGADTLAGTQVEVEADLVVLAVGAESAKNAPALAEKMRISYDSYGFFMEAHPKLKPVETNTAGVYLAGSCLGPRDIPTSVGQGSAAAAKVMTLFSKDKLESDPQVSKVNASRCVGCLKCAATCPFGAIKEVTDRAGNVKAEVIETVCQGCGICTVTCPQGAIQLQHFTDNQILAEVNALCQAQLDF, encoded by the coding sequence ATGCGTATAGGCGTATTTGTCTGCCATTGCGGCAGTAATATCGCGGCTACTGTTGACTGTCCGGCTGTAGCGGAGCAAGCGGGAACGTTGCAGGACGTAGTGTTTACTACTGACACAATGTACACCTGTTCCGAACCGGGACAGAACGAAATTATTTCAGCCATTAAAGAGCAGAAGCTTGACGGCGTTGTGGTAGCATCTTGCTCACCACGTATGCACGAAGCTACTTTCCGTCGTGCTCTTGAGCGTGCCGGTCTTAACCGCTACATGCTCGAAATGGCAAACATTCGTGAACACGTTTCTTGGATTGGTAAAAACAAGCCACGTAACACGATTAAAGCTTTTGAGCTGGTAAAAATTGCTGTTGCTAAACTGCGCAACAACAACCCGCTTCACGCTAACAAGTTCGACGTTACAAAACGCGTTCTCGTTATCGGTGGTGGTGTTGCTGGTATTCAGGCTGCACTTGACTGTGCAGATGCTGGTTATCAGGTTGTGATGGTTGAGCGCGAGCAATCCATCGGCGGCAAAATGGCCAAAATCGATAAAACTTTCCCAACCGTTGACTGTTCCTCATGTATTTTGGGACCGAAAATGGTAGACGTTTCTCAGCATGAAAATATCACGCTGTATGCAATGTCTGAAGTGGAAAAAATCGAAGGTTACGTTGGTAACTTTGATGTGCAGGTGCGCAAAAAAGCTACTTACGTAAACTGGGCCGACTGCACCGGTTGTGGCGCATGTATGGAAAAATGTCCGAGTAAGAAAAACGTTGATAAATTCAACGAAGGCATTTCCAAATGTACCTCAATCAACATTCCTTTCCCACAGGCTATTCCTAAGAAAGCCGCGATTGATCCTTCAGGCTGCTTGATGCTCCAGAAGGGCAAATGTGGCGTTTGTGCCAAAGTTTGTCCTACTAAGTGTATCGACTTTGAGCAGAAGGATGAAATCCTTTCGGAAAAAGTTGGCGCAGTTATCGCCGCTACCGGTTACGACATGTTCGACCATTCTGTTTACAAACAGTATGGCGCAGGTCAGTACCCGGACGTTATTACCTCCCTGCAGTATGAACGTCTTATGAACGCATCCGGCCCTACCGGTGGACACATTGTTCGTCCATCCGATGGTAAAGAGCCGAAAAAAGTTGTGTTCGTACAGTGTGTAGGGTCTCGTGATCCTTCCGTTGGCCGTCCATACTGTTCTGGTTTCTGCTGTATGTACACTGCAAAGCAGGCTGTACTTACTAAAGATCACATCCCTGATTCTGATTCGTACGTGTTCTACATGGATATTCGTTCCCCTGGTAAAGGGTACGATGAATTTACTCGTAGAGCTCAGGAACAGTACGGCGTTCAGTATGTTCGCGGTCGCGTATCCATGATCTACCCTAAAGGTGACAACCTGATTGTTCGCGGTGCGGATACTCTTGCTGGTACTCAGGTAGAAGTGGAAGCAGATCTCGTAGTACTGGCAGTTGGTGCAGAAAGTGCTAAAAATGCACCTGCTCTTGCTGAAAAAATGCGTATCTCCTACGATTCCTACGGATTCTTTATGGAAGCTCACCCTAAATTGAAACCTGTCGAAACTAACACCGCTGGTGTTTACCTCGCTGGTTCCTGCTTAGGTCCTAGAGATATTCCAACATCAGTTGGTCAGGGTAGTGCGGCAGCAGCTAAAGTTATGACTCTGTTCTCTAAAGATAAGCTTGAAAGCGATCCTCAGGTTTCCAAAGTTAACGCATCCCGTTGCGTAGGCTGCCTGAAGTGTGCTGCCACTTGTCCGTTCGGCGCTATTAAAGAAGTAACCGACCGTGCAGGCAATGTGAAAGCTGAAGTTATTGAAACAGTATGTCAGGGCTGCGGTATTTGTACCGTTACCTGTCCTCAGGGTGCTATTCAGCTGCAGCACTTTACAGACAACCAGATTCTCGCGGAGGTCAACGCCTTATGTCAGGCTCAACTGGACTTTTAG
- a CDS encoding CoB--CoM heterodisulfide reductase iron-sulfur subunit B family protein, translated as MSISVGYYPGCSGSGTSVEYDKSTRAVCKKLGIELNEIDDWSCCGSTPAHTVDHTLSAALSARNLVLAAKQGQEEVVTPCPSCLANLRTASRKIEDENYRPKVEALLDEPCDEAASVASTLQLIVERVGMDAIKKAVVKPLKDLNVACYYGCIMNRPPELMQFDDPENPMAMDDIMEACGATVLPFPLKVECCGAAAGMPKKDIVTELSGRLLDVAESLNTEIIVTACPLCQMNLDLRQGQVNRANGTRYDIPVVYFTQLLGLALGLSAEEVGLSKLVVDPTPRLRFAGVL; from the coding sequence ATGTCAATTTCTGTAGGATACTACCCGGGCTGTTCCGGTAGTGGCACGTCTGTAGAATACGACAAGTCCACCCGCGCAGTCTGTAAAAAGCTCGGTATCGAGCTTAATGAAATCGACGATTGGAGCTGTTGCGGCTCCACTCCAGCACATACAGTAGATCATACTCTTTCTGCTGCCCTTTCTGCACGTAACCTCGTTCTTGCAGCTAAACAGGGTCAGGAAGAAGTTGTTACACCTTGTCCTAGTTGTCTTGCTAACCTTCGCACAGCTTCACGCAAAATCGAAGATGAGAACTACCGCCCTAAAGTGGAAGCTCTTCTCGACGAACCTTGTGACGAAGCTGCATCCGTAGCTTCTACATTGCAGCTTATTGTTGAACGTGTAGGCATGGACGCTATCAAGAAAGCTGTTGTTAAGCCGCTTAAAGATCTTAACGTCGCCTGTTACTACGGCTGTATTATGAACCGCCCGCCGGAACTTATGCAGTTTGACGATCCTGAAAATCCAATGGCGATGGATGACATCATGGAAGCGTGTGGAGCAACTGTACTGCCTTTCCCGCTTAAAGTTGAATGCTGCGGCGCTGCGGCTGGTATGCCTAAAAAAGATATCGTAACTGAACTTTCAGGACGCCTGCTTGATGTTGCAGAATCCTTGAATACAGAGATTATCGTAACCGCCTGTCCATTGTGTCAGATGAACCTTGACCTTCGTCAGGGTCAGGTTAACCGTGCAAACGGCACCCGTTATGATATTCCGGTTGTGTACTTTACACAGCTGCTCGGTTTGGCACTGGGTCTTTCTGCTGAAGAGGTTGGCTTGTCCAAGCTCGTAGTAGACCCTACACCTCGTCTGCGTTTTGCTGGCGTTTTATAG
- a CDS encoding hydrogenase iron-sulfur subunit: protein MSGSTGLLAEGQDLRIVGFLCNWCSYGGADTAGVARCEQPTDLRVIRVPCSGRIDPLFIARALISGADGVLVSGCHPRDCHYAEGNFYARRRFEMLKQFLSVTGIDPERFHYTWVSASEGQRWQDVVTSFTDRIHKLGPAPKLSGGTGYDEECLKEIAAAVALGDECPCHKEKA from the coding sequence ATGTCAGGCTCAACTGGACTTTTAGCAGAAGGTCAAGATCTTCGTATCGTTGGTTTTCTGTGTAACTGGTGCTCCTACGGTGGTGCAGATACCGCTGGTGTTGCACGTTGTGAACAGCCTACAGATTTACGCGTAATCCGCGTACCTTGTTCTGGTCGTATCGACCCGCTGTTCATCGCTCGCGCACTCATTAGTGGTGCAGATGGCGTTCTCGTATCTGGTTGTCACCCACGTGACTGCCACTACGCAGAAGGTAACTTCTACGCTCGTCGCCGCTTTGAAATGCTCAAGCAGTTCCTGTCCGTTACCGGTATTGATCCGGAACGCTTTCATTACACATGGGTTTCTGCATCTGAAGGCCAGCGCTGGCAGGATGTTGTTACTTCCTTTACAGACCGTATTCACAAACTCGGCCCGGCACCAAAGTTATCTGGTGGCACCGGTTATGATGAAGAGTGTCTGAAAGAAATCGCGGCTGCTGTTGCCCTTGGCGACGAGTGCCCGTGCCATAAGGAGAAAGCGTAA
- a CDS encoding class I SAM-dependent methyltransferase encodes MNLFETLTTIAHRPDVWSKYTASQLWADPYIATQMLKFHLNPDVDAASRNEPFINESVEWLISRFALANHSKVIDFGCGPGLYTSRLAQQGITVTGVDFSANSLSYAKNCAEENSLNIQYVEQNYLEFETEDKFDLVTMIMCDFCALSPRQRAKLLKKWERILTCDGSIVLDVHTNKAFGGQNETATKDFGNREETMTVEPNFMNGFWAPCDYYGFLNVFKYPEEKVILEKYTIVLPEEERVIYNWLQYFTLEALTEEVEAQGLRIDSVYNDIRGEQYSEVDEMAVVLRRA; translated from the coding sequence ATGAATTTATTCGAAACGCTGACTACAATAGCCCACCGCCCTGATGTATGGTCAAAATACACCGCAAGTCAACTCTGGGCAGATCCGTACATCGCAACACAGATGTTAAAGTTCCATCTGAACCCCGATGTTGACGCCGCTTCCCGCAATGAGCCGTTTATCAATGAATCTGTAGAATGGTTGATTTCCAGATTTGCCCTTGCTAACCATTCAAAGGTTATTGATTTTGGTTGCGGCCCGGGGCTGTATACGTCTCGGCTTGCTCAGCAAGGTATTACTGTCACAGGGGTTGATTTCTCTGCAAACTCTCTTAGCTATGCGAAGAACTGTGCAGAGGAAAATTCCTTGAATATTCAGTACGTAGAACAGAACTATTTAGAGTTTGAAACCGAGGACAAGTTTGATCTTGTCACGATGATAATGTGCGATTTTTGTGCGTTATCGCCGAGACAACGCGCTAAGCTTCTAAAAAAGTGGGAGCGCATATTAACTTGTGATGGTTCAATCGTTCTGGATGTTCATACTAATAAGGCGTTTGGTGGTCAGAATGAGACTGCTACCAAGGACTTTGGGAATCGTGAGGAAACCATGACCGTTGAGCCTAATTTCATGAATGGCTTCTGGGCACCATGTGATTACTACGGTTTTCTGAACGTGTTCAAGTATCCTGAAGAAAAAGTGATTTTGGAAAAATACACAATTGTATTGCCGGAAGAAGAGCGTGTTATTTATAATTGGCTTCAATATTTTACACTTGAAGCTCTTACTGAAGAAGTAGAGGCGCAGGGCCTGCGTATCGATTCAGTATATAATGATATACGTGGCGAACAGTACTCAGAAGTTGACGAAATGGCTGTTGTTCTTCGAAGGGCATAA